CGAGGCGGAAGCGGGTGAGCACCGACAGGTCCTGCATCGCCATCTCAGCGCGGGCCTGAGCCGCCTCGTTGAGAATGGTCTGCGCGCGGCGGTGCATGATCTCGCCCGCGCGGGTCAGGCGGATGGGGCGGGCACTGCGCTCCAGCAATGTCGCGCCAATAGCGGTCTCCAGATTGGTCAATTGCTGACTGATCGTAGAGGGGCTGGCCCCAAGGCGGCGGGCGGCGGCACTGATCGAGCGTTCATCGGCGGCGGCCATGAACACCTCGATCCCCCACAGGGTGATCCGGCCCGGACTGTCGACCATGGCCTACTTGCCCAGTGTGGACAATTTGCGCTGAAGCTCCGCCAGTTGGGCCTTGATCTCGTCGAGGTTTTCATCGGCGGGCTTCGGTTTTTCAGCCGGCTCGTCGTCGGCTTTCGTGGGCATAATGCCGGGAATGCTGCCCGTCATCGCCTTCATGAACGCCTCTTGTTGCGCGCGCATCGCCTCCATGCCCGGCATGGCCGACATCGGATTGGCCTTTGTCATGTTGTCCAGCATTTTGGATTGCCCATCGCGCAGCATCTCGAAGCTGGCGGCGAGAAATTCGGGTACCACGGACGTGGCTTGGGTCGTGTAGCTGCGCACCAGATCGTTGAGCACATTGGTCGGCAGCACGCTTTCACCACGGCTTTCATGCTCGGCGATGATTTGCAAAAGGTATTGCCGCGTAAGGTCATCGCCGGATTTCAGATCAATGATCTGTACCTCGCGGCCATCGCGGATGAACTGGCTGATATCTTCCAGCGTGACGTAATCGGAGGTCTCGGTATTATACAGACGCCGGCTCGCATAGCGCTTGATCAGCAACGGTTTTATGGGGTCAGCCACGGAGGTCCCTCCTCGGAAATGCAGCGGTGCAGCAAACCCTAGCTGCATGTGCGCCAAAAAGAAAGGGCGCGCGGATGCCATGGCTTGGCGGGCGCAAGGACGAAAAAAGGCGAGCCGCAATGGCTCGCCTTCCGCAGTCTCACGCAGCGCTATCGGGAGGGACAGGCGGTGCTAACTGATCTGCTTATTTCACGCCTGCTTTTTTCGCGGCGGCGGTCAGGTCGTCTG
The nucleotide sequence above comes from Roseovarius carneus. Encoded proteins:
- the phaR gene encoding polyhydroxyalkanoate synthesis repressor PhaR, which encodes MADPIKPLLIKRYASRRLYNTETSDYVTLEDISQFIRDGREVQIIDLKSGDDLTRQYLLQIIAEHESRGESVLPTNVLNDLVRSYTTQATSVVPEFLAASFEMLRDGQSKMLDNMTKANPMSAMPGMEAMRAQQEAFMKAMTGSIPGIMPTKADDEPAEKPKPADENLDEIKAQLAELQRKLSTLGK